In Aquimarina spinulae, a single window of DNA contains:
- a CDS encoding DUF6443 domain-containing protein, giving the protein MKKQIIYILLMLIGLNLQAQVVLSDKNYIHTTVPQVALTIAELDNVNCSNINDIDKAIESVTYFDGLGRPIQQRAIKASPDGKDIVTHITYDDYGRQAKQYLPFEADNTIGSYKEINVNTDINQYYKDTYTSDFPGITDLNQINAYSESLFDKSPLNRVIKVGAPGKAWKINRSSDADHAIKTDWYTNKANEVVYFKVDFANPNDTEAPSLVKDGHYAVNQLHITITQDENWTPADGNNHTTKEYKDKQGKIVLKRTFNAGSAHDTHYVYDRFGNLTYVIPPKVAASDGVSQSELTELCYQYRYDNRNRLIEKKIPGKDKEYIVYNKLDQPILTQDANLKGSNAWLFTKYDIFGRVTYTGKITDNRDRKTIQQAVNTESTLWEQRGAAAMIDGTTIYYSNAAFPKTNLELHTINYYDDYGFDLAGLTNPGTVYGETISDQTKTLPTGSKVRVLDTFDWITTVTYYDKKARPIYVASKNEYLNTTDIVATQLDFVGKVEQTKSTHTKDSNAAIVTIDTFTYDHMGRILTQRQCIEDTSGVNCTGNTGVTPAVTLSQPITQTTTTVAGNTITLSNGFHFAATASTSFFAKIQNEEFPGELIVSNTYDKLGQLTSKTVGGGLQDVHYTYNVRGWLKNINQDSYDDNDLFNFTINYNIPQHGATALFNGNISETAWKTANDNVERHYKYSYDALNRITEGISSDGNYNLSGVTYDKTGNILSLNRKGNLNEAATSFGDMDMLAYTYDSGNKLLRVTDTGNTTFGFKDGSNTNDDFVYDANGNMTMDQNKGITGITYNHLNLPKTVTVNNASHTGNITYIYDATGVKLKKITTEGSSLITEYAGNYVYKNGTLEFFNHPEGIVEKEADGYKYVYQFKDHLGNIRLSYKDANKDGSISTSEIVQEKNYYPFGLQHKGYNFAINGSKHDYGFGGKEEQDELGLGWIDVTARNYDPALGRWMNLDPLAEKMRRHSPYNYAFDNPIYFIDYDGMAPNDFYRHKKTGKVVWIDGSSRVKGFQHLGYHVGSTDVDGNRTHMNGDTRQISVNGKVVNSFGFNGSRNSRGKGTGIDSWGREKRGDFLRPTSNGKAIGQLNISDLPISGVRNFKNKALAFIKDIIGILNKENKLGDNLSENSSSNSNSSSTESESDSSSSTMNAENVAGEEIGQSEEDTTNTSTISYKDRPAKSKKFFSNRKSAEEDSAKQSNNKNVESILIEDYKQQ; this is encoded by the coding sequence ATGAAAAAACAAATCATATATATACTACTTATGCTAATAGGGTTAAATCTCCAGGCCCAGGTAGTATTATCAGACAAGAATTATATACATACCACAGTCCCTCAAGTAGCGTTAACCATTGCAGAACTAGACAATGTAAACTGCTCTAACATTAATGATATCGACAAGGCTATAGAAAGTGTGACCTATTTTGATGGACTGGGTAGACCCATACAACAACGAGCCATCAAAGCCTCACCAGATGGTAAAGATATTGTGACTCATATCACTTATGATGATTATGGTAGACAAGCAAAACAATATCTACCTTTTGAGGCAGACAATACGATAGGGAGTTATAAAGAGATCAATGTAAATACCGATATTAACCAGTATTACAAAGATACCTATACCAGTGATTTTCCAGGGATAACTGATCTTAACCAGATTAATGCCTATTCAGAGAGCCTTTTTGATAAATCCCCTCTTAATCGAGTGATAAAAGTAGGTGCTCCGGGGAAAGCATGGAAAATTAATCGTAGTAGTGATGCAGATCATGCTATAAAGACAGATTGGTATACTAATAAAGCTAATGAGGTAGTGTATTTTAAAGTAGATTTTGCTAATCCAAATGATACTGAGGCCCCTAGTCTGGTAAAGGATGGACACTATGCTGTAAATCAATTGCACATAACTATTACTCAGGATGAGAATTGGACTCCGGCAGATGGTAATAACCATACGACCAAAGAGTACAAGGATAAACAGGGTAAAATTGTTTTAAAACGAACCTTTAATGCAGGATCGGCACACGACACTCATTATGTTTACGATAGATTTGGGAATTTAACCTATGTAATCCCCCCTAAAGTAGCGGCTAGTGATGGGGTAAGCCAGAGTGAGCTTACCGAACTCTGTTATCAATACCGATATGACAATCGTAACAGGCTTATTGAAAAGAAAATCCCTGGCAAAGACAAGGAGTATATTGTCTATAACAAATTAGATCAACCCATCCTAACCCAGGACGCGAATCTAAAAGGGAGCAATGCTTGGCTCTTTACCAAATATGATATTTTTGGAAGAGTTACCTATACCGGTAAGATTACCGATAACCGCGATAGAAAAACCATACAACAAGCTGTGAATACAGAATCTACCTTATGGGAGCAGCGCGGTGCTGCCGCTATGATCGATGGGACTACTATCTATTATAGTAATGCGGCATTTCCAAAAACAAACCTGGAGCTACATACCATCAACTATTATGATGATTATGGCTTTGATCTTGCAGGATTAACCAATCCCGGTACTGTATATGGCGAAACTATATCAGATCAAACCAAGACACTACCTACAGGAAGTAAAGTACGAGTACTAGATACCTTTGATTGGATTACTACGGTTACTTACTATGATAAAAAAGCACGACCTATATACGTAGCTAGTAAAAATGAATATTTAAACACTACTGATATTGTAGCAACCCAATTGGATTTTGTAGGTAAGGTAGAACAAACCAAAAGTACTCATACCAAAGATAGCAATGCTGCCATTGTAACGATAGATACCTTTACCTATGATCATATGGGTAGGATACTCACCCAACGACAATGTATAGAAGATACTTCTGGGGTAAATTGTACGGGTAATACAGGAGTTACACCAGCAGTAACCTTATCACAACCGATCACCCAAACCACAACTACCGTAGCGGGTAATACTATTACCTTATCTAATGGATTTCATTTTGCAGCCACGGCTAGTACTTCTTTCTTTGCTAAGATCCAGAACGAGGAATTCCCGGGAGAATTGATCGTATCTAATACCTATGATAAGTTAGGGCAACTAACCTCTAAAACAGTTGGAGGAGGATTACAAGATGTACATTATACCTACAATGTACGAGGATGGTTAAAAAACATCAATCAGGATAGTTATGATGATAATGACCTGTTTAATTTTACCATCAATTATAATATACCACAACATGGAGCTACTGCATTGTTTAATGGTAATATCTCTGAAACAGCATGGAAAACGGCCAATGATAACGTAGAGCGACATTACAAATACAGTTATGATGCTTTAAATCGAATCACAGAAGGAATCAGTAGCGATGGTAACTATAACCTAAGTGGTGTTACCTATGACAAAACAGGAAATATCCTCTCGTTAAATCGAAAAGGAAATCTTAATGAAGCTGCTACTTCTTTTGGAGATATGGATATGCTAGCATACACCTATGATAGTGGTAACAAACTCTTAAGAGTGACAGATACCGGGAATACGACTTTTGGTTTTAAAGATGGTAGCAATACCAATGATGATTTTGTGTATGATGCCAATGGTAATATGACTATGGATCAAAACAAAGGGATTACAGGGATTACCTATAATCATTTAAATCTCCCTAAAACAGTTACGGTAAATAATGCTTCTCATACCGGAAATATTACCTATATTTACGATGCCACTGGGGTAAAATTAAAAAAGATTACCACAGAGGGAAGTTCTTTAATTACTGAGTATGCTGGTAATTATGTCTATAAGAATGGTACGTTAGAATTCTTTAACCACCCAGAAGGGATTGTTGAGAAGGAAGCGGATGGGTATAAATATGTATATCAGTTTAAGGATCACTTAGGAAATATCAGACTATCATACAAAGATGCCAATAAAGACGGCAGTATCAGTACTTCTGAGATCGTTCAGGAGAAGAATTATTACCCCTTTGGCTTACAACATAAAGGGTACAACTTCGCTATAAATGGGAGTAAGCATGACTATGGTTTTGGAGGCAAAGAAGAACAAGATGAACTAGGACTTGGTTGGATAGATGTTACTGCTAGAAACTATGACCCTGCTCTTGGTAGATGGATGAATCTTGATCCATTAGCAGAAAAGATGCGTAGACACTCCCCTTATAATTATGCATTTGATAATCCGATATATTTTATCGATTATGATGGTATGGCTCCTAATGATTTTTATCGACATAAAAAAACAGGAAAAGTAGTATGGATTGATGGTAGTAGTCGTGTAAAAGGTTTTCAACACTTAGGATATCATGTAGGTTCTACTGATGTTGATGGAAATAGAACTCATATGAACGGAGATACCAGACAGATATCGGTCAATGGGAAAGTTGTGAATAGTTTTGGTTTTAATGGATCTCGAAATAGTAGAGGAAAAGGTACAGGTATTGATAGTTGGGGTCGTGAAAAAAGAGGTGATTTTCTAAGACCTACAAGTAATGGGAAAGCGATAGGGCAATTAAACATATCTGATTTACCAATAAGTGGAGTTCGTAATTTTAAGAATAAGGCTCTTGCTTTTATAAAAGATATTATAGGAATTTTAAATAAAGAAAATAAGCTTGGAGATAATTTATCAGAAAACTCATCTTCGAATTCAAATAGTTCTAGCACCGAATCCGAATCCGATTCTTCATCTAGTACAATGAATGCGGAAAATGTAGCCGGAGAAGAAATAGGACAAAGTGAAGAAGATACAACAAACACTTCTACTATATCATATAAAGATAGACCTGCAAAAAGTAAAAAGTTTTTCTCTAATAGAAAAAGTGCTGAAGAGGATTCTGCTAAACAGTCAAACAATAAAAATGTTGAATCAATTCTAATCGAAGACTATAAACAACAATGA
- a CDS encoding RHS repeat domain-containing protein, with protein sequence MIQDQNNGITGITYNHLNLPKTVTVNNASHTGNITYIYDATGVKLKKITTEGSSSTTEYAGNYIYKNGTLEFFNHAEGIVEHEADGYKYVYQFKDHLGNIRLSYKDADKNGAITQSEIVQEKNYYPFGLQHKGYNFDVKGRKHDYGYNGKEEQSELGLDWIDYGARNYNAAIGRWMNMDPLAEKYYDKSSYNYSLNNPVFFVDPDGRTVDVTDLVNGGTKTDTWLLINLMANLSETTGSVIKKSTSRDGVSTLTEGECKSNCKKSNKAGSYVSHLLSNDSGTITVKNNDRNTRQTADGRQFKQFGSQASPNGEIYLDAMQISNIQYSLESKNVDSRTMDTGFVFLHESLHTRFGASYFNSARDNNEKEGGRFRDPTGGFCQSRFCRSNGRKDK encoded by the coding sequence ATGATCCAGGATCAAAACAATGGGATTACAGGGATTACCTATAATCATTTAAACCTACCTAAAACAGTTACGGTAAATAATGCTTCTCATACCGGAAATATTACCTATATTTACGATGCCACTGGGGTAAAACTAAAAAAAATTACCACAGAGGGAAGTTCATCGACAACAGAATATGCTGGTAATTACATATATAAGAATGGTACACTAGAATTCTTTAATCATGCAGAAGGTATTGTAGAACATGAAGCCGATGGATATAAATATGTATACCAGTTTAAAGACCATTTAGGGAATATTAGGTTATCGTACAAAGATGCTGATAAGAATGGTGCTATAACGCAAAGTGAGATCGTGCAGGAGAAGAACTACTATCCTTTTGGACTACAACACAAAGGTTACAATTTTGATGTAAAGGGTAGAAAACATGACTATGGATATAACGGGAAAGAAGAGCAATCTGAACTAGGGCTTGATTGGATAGATTATGGGGCTAGGAATTATAATGCTGCTATCGGTCGTTGGATGAATATGGATCCTTTGGCGGAAAAGTATTATGATAAATCATCTTATAACTATTCACTTAATAATCCTGTGTTTTTTGTTGATCCGGACGGTAGAACTGTTGATGTAACTGATTTAGTTAATGGGGGAACAAAAACAGATACTTGGTTATTAATCAATTTAATGGCTAATTTGTCAGAAACTACCGGATCAGTAATTAAAAAAAGTACTTCAAGAGATGGGGTTTCAACACTTACAGAAGGGGAATGCAAATCTAATTGTAAAAAAAGTAATAAAGCAGGTAGTTATGTTTCTCATTTATTAAGCAATGATAGTGGTACTATTACTGTGAAAAATAATGATAGAAATACTAGACAAACAGCAGATGGAAGACAATTTAAGCAATTTGGTTCACAAGCCAGTCCTAATGGAGAAATATATTTAGATGCGATGCAAATAAGTAATATTCAATATTCATTAGAGTCGAAGAATGTTGACTCTAGGACAATGGATACTGGTTTCGTTTTTCTTCATGAATCACTTCATACTAGATTTGGTGCTTCATATTTTAATAGTGCAAGAGATAATAATGAAAAAGAAGGGGGTAGATTTAGAGATCCAACAGGGGGTTTTTGCCAAAGCCGTTTTTGCAGGTCCAACGGTAGAAAGGATAAATGA
- a CDS encoding RHS repeat domain-containing protein: MVQEKNYYPFGLEHKGYNFAVNGRKHSYSFNGKEFDQSLSMNTFDLGARHYDPTIGRFMVMDPMTDFYNNQSPYVMANNNPVGYVDLYGLGIWNWLKALGRKASNGVKKLFSGNQCDCSSSGDSLAQAWRRPDNIFPASRNRRRKRRRKRNRKKATTSTITPVVDNSPSIPNIDASIGLSPLVLETQQLPELGIVNPRPVRKRKAIQTPIPTAEDFAKINISLALPFHPNTDSVNRKAITDHTLKNLKDLIKTLKEYPQIKVAIDANYRNKNGGKDRNSIVKFNNGTAPVQTILNNRAKKMIDLLISAGVSPSQLIQGSGGLSKKDPSVDFKVNQ, encoded by the coding sequence ATCGTACAGGAGAAGAATTATTATCCTTTTGGGCTCGAACATAAAGGATACAATTTTGCTGTAAATGGTAGGAAACATAGCTATTCTTTTAATGGCAAGGAATTTGATCAAAGCTTAAGCATGAATACTTTTGATTTAGGAGCAAGACATTATGACCCTACTATTGGGAGGTTTATGGTAATGGACCCTATGACAGATTTCTATAATAATCAATCGCCTTATGTAATGGCTAACAACAATCCTGTTGGATATGTTGATTTATATGGTCTTGGAATATGGAATTGGTTAAAAGCACTTGGAAGAAAGGCTTCTAATGGTGTTAAGAAATTGTTTAGTGGAAATCAATGTGATTGTAGTAGTAGTGGAGATTCGTTAGCTCAAGCATGGAGAAGACCAGATAATATTTTTCCTGCTAGTAGGAATAGAAGAAGGAAAAGAAGAAGGAAAAGAAATAGAAAAAAAGCCACTACCTCTACTATCACCCCTGTGGTTGATAATTCTCCTAGTATTCCAAATATCGATGCTTCTATAGGGTTATCACCTCTTGTGTTAGAGACTCAACAACTTCCTGAATTAGGTATAGTTAATCCAAGACCAGTACGTAAGCGTAAAGCTATACAAACACCTATCCCTACAGCTGAGGATTTTGCAAAAATTAATATTTCACTTGCACTTCCATTTCATCCCAATACAGATAGTGTAAATAGAAAAGCTATTACAGATCATACGTTAAAAAACTTGAAAGATTTAATAAAAACCTTAAAAGAGTATCCTCAAATTAAAGTTGCAATAGATGCTAATTATCGTAATAAAAATGGAGGGAAAGACAGAAATTCAATAGTTAAGTTTAATAATGGAACAGCCCCCGTACAAACTATCCTCAATAATAGAGCTAAGAAAATGATAGATTTATTAATAAGTGCAGGAGTTAGTCCTAGTCAACTAATTCAAGGATCTGGAGGTTTGTCAAAAAAAGATCCTAGTGTAGATTTTAAAGTAAATCAATGA